One region of Catenuloplanes indicus genomic DNA includes:
- a CDS encoding MFS transporter small subunit — translation MSESTAKPAGQGARLIISWLLVGALLGYGVIQTGITAAKLFTS, via the coding sequence ATGTCTGAGAGTACGGCGAAGCCGGCCGGTCAGGGCGCCCGGCTGATCATCTCCTGGCTGCTGGTCGGCGCGCTGCTCGGCTACGGCGTGATCCAGACCGGGATCACCGCGGCAAAGCTGTTCACCAGCTGA
- a CDS encoding M55 family metallopeptidase gives MRVVISADMEGISGVVHRTEILPGEYDYERGRALMTAEVNAVIDGVLTADPGADVLVADAHGPFRSILPEDLDPRVRLVRGRPRPLGMMAGLDDRTGAVMFVGYHARAGAGPAVLAHAMSGAVLDVRLNGRTVGEIGLNAALAGHHGVPVALVAGDDVACAELAALSPRSVAVPVKQAAGQFAAVTLHPTVVRERLRAAAAEAVRAVPGIPPFRIDGPVVLEMDLHGPAAVDLATLVPGVERAPGARTVRFAARDLPEAYRVMSLLVALGQVPV, from the coding sequence ATGCGCGTTGTGATATCCGCCGATATGGAGGGCATCTCCGGCGTGGTCCACCGGACGGAGATCCTGCCCGGGGAGTACGACTACGAGCGCGGCCGCGCGCTGATGACCGCCGAGGTGAACGCGGTGATCGACGGCGTCCTGACGGCCGATCCAGGGGCGGACGTGCTGGTCGCGGACGCGCACGGGCCGTTCCGGAGCATCCTGCCGGAGGACCTGGACCCACGGGTCCGGCTGGTGCGTGGCCGGCCGCGGCCGCTCGGCATGATGGCCGGGCTGGACGACCGTACCGGCGCGGTGATGTTCGTCGGTTATCACGCGCGGGCCGGTGCCGGGCCGGCCGTGCTGGCGCACGCGATGAGCGGCGCGGTGCTGGACGTGCGGCTGAACGGCCGCACGGTCGGCGAGATCGGCCTCAACGCGGCGCTGGCCGGTCACCACGGCGTGCCGGTCGCGCTGGTCGCCGGTGACGACGTGGCCTGCGCCGAGTTGGCGGCGCTGTCGCCGCGGTCGGTGGCCGTGCCGGTGAAGCAGGCGGCCGGGCAGTTCGCGGCCGTGACGCTGCACCCCACGGTGGTCCGGGAACGGCTGCGTGCCGCGGCCGCGGAGGCGGTTCGCGCGGTGCCGGGGATCCCGCCGTTCCGGATCGACGGGCCGGTCGTGCTGGAGATGGACCTGCACGGGCCCGCCGCCGTCGACCTGGCGACGCTGGTCCCCGGCGTCGAACGGGCGCCGGGCGCGCGCACGGTCCGGTTCGCCGCCCGCGATCTTCCGGAGGCGTACCGGGTCATGTCGTTGCTGGTCGCGCTGGGACAGGTGCCGGTCTGA
- a CDS encoding putative bifunctional diguanylate cyclase/phosphodiesterase → MLTAWLRAAGSVLPQGRPLPGETWARRHRAILWVLGLHAAGLYAFALVRGHSPADALVVVFPLAVAVALGAYRGLSRRWRASITTLGLMGSSAVMVGLADGQTEAHFHFFVMLFVIVLYQEWVTFLLATVFVLAEHAIVGVFAPHDVYAHTAATEEPIKWAAIHALFIGGAAIAAIANWRLTETAQDRGQAAADELAHAATHDALTGLVNRIGFDRLLLDAIGASASAPQTLCLVNLDRFRLISEAGRHTQGDEMLRRVAELIEDLAGDDAVVARVRGDRFAVLLPVTAEECVAVAERVRAGVANLAFQVEGQAVALTASIGVVPVSPLAVGPEELIVAAEAACYTAKERGRDRVELYRADNEALAKHQQEMDWAGRLVTALRDDRFELFYQPIARVPGARVPDGDHQFGELLLRMRTEDGKVVPPGLFLPAAERYDLLPAVDRWVVAHAFQVLAAHYHGHGAAGPDGKIGDHWAINLSGPSIGDAEFTDYVQAQLAMSGIPAELICFEITESVAINDLKKAAEFIAELRNLGFRFALDDFGTGLSSFTYLKHLPVDFLKIDGAFIKNLERDELDRVMTRTINDLGHQMGLSTVAEFVEDAATIARLQEIGVDYAQGYGIAMPGPLSDWLRTHPAGSGADLRLATA, encoded by the coding sequence GTGCTGACAGCTTGGCTGCGGGCCGCCGGGTCCGTGCTGCCGCAGGGGCGGCCGCTGCCCGGCGAGACCTGGGCGCGGCGGCACCGCGCGATTCTCTGGGTGCTCGGCCTGCATGCGGCCGGGCTCTACGCGTTCGCGCTGGTCCGCGGCCATTCCCCGGCGGACGCGCTGGTCGTCGTGTTCCCACTGGCGGTCGCGGTCGCGCTGGGCGCGTACCGGGGACTGTCCCGGCGCTGGCGCGCGTCGATCACCACACTCGGGCTGATGGGCTCGTCCGCGGTGATGGTCGGGCTGGCCGACGGGCAGACCGAGGCGCACTTCCACTTCTTCGTCATGCTCTTCGTGATCGTGCTCTACCAGGAGTGGGTCACGTTCCTGCTGGCGACCGTGTTCGTGCTGGCCGAGCACGCGATCGTCGGCGTCTTCGCACCGCACGACGTCTACGCGCACACCGCGGCCACCGAGGAACCGATCAAGTGGGCCGCGATCCACGCGCTGTTCATCGGCGGTGCCGCGATCGCCGCGATCGCGAACTGGCGGCTGACCGAGACCGCGCAGGACCGGGGGCAGGCGGCCGCGGACGAGCTCGCGCACGCGGCCACGCACGACGCGCTCACCGGGCTGGTGAACCGGATCGGCTTCGACCGGCTGCTGCTGGACGCGATCGGCGCGTCCGCGTCCGCGCCGCAAACGCTGTGCCTGGTCAACCTGGACCGGTTCCGGCTGATCAGCGAGGCCGGCCGGCACACCCAGGGCGACGAGATGCTGCGCCGGGTGGCCGAGCTGATCGAGGATCTGGCCGGCGACGACGCGGTGGTGGCCCGGGTCCGCGGCGACCGGTTCGCCGTGCTGCTGCCGGTGACGGCGGAGGAGTGCGTCGCGGTCGCGGAACGCGTCCGGGCCGGCGTCGCGAACCTCGCGTTCCAGGTCGAGGGCCAGGCGGTCGCGCTGACCGCCAGCATCGGCGTGGTACCGGTGTCGCCGCTGGCCGTCGGCCCGGAGGAACTGATCGTCGCGGCCGAGGCGGCCTGCTACACCGCGAAGGAACGCGGCCGGGACCGGGTGGAGCTGTACCGGGCGGACAATGAGGCGCTCGCGAAGCACCAGCAGGAGATGGACTGGGCCGGCCGGCTGGTCACGGCCCTGCGCGACGACCGGTTCGAGCTGTTCTACCAGCCGATCGCGCGGGTGCCCGGCGCACGCGTGCCGGACGGCGACCACCAGTTCGGCGAGCTGCTGCTGCGCATGCGCACCGAGGACGGCAAGGTCGTCCCGCCCGGTCTGTTCCTGCCCGCGGCGGAGCGCTACGACCTGCTGCCCGCGGTCGACCGGTGGGTGGTCGCGCACGCGTTCCAGGTGCTCGCCGCGCACTACCACGGCCACGGCGCGGCCGGGCCGGACGGCAAGATCGGCGACCACTGGGCGATCAACCTTTCCGGACCGTCGATCGGCGACGCCGAGTTCACCGACTACGTGCAGGCGCAGCTGGCGATGTCCGGCATCCCGGCGGAGCTGATCTGCTTCGAGATCACCGAGTCGGTCGCGATCAACGACCTGAAGAAGGCCGCGGAGTTCATCGCCGAGCTGCGCAACCTCGGCTTCCGGTTCGCGCTGGACGACTTCGGCACCGGGCTGTCGTCGTTCACGTACCTGAAGCACCTGCCGGTCGACTTCCTCAAGATCGACGGTGCGTTCATCAAGAACCTGGAACGCGACGAGCTCGACCGGGTGATGACCCGCACGATCAACGACCTCGGCCACCAGATGGGCCTGAGCACGGTCGCGGAGTTCGTCGAGGACGCGGCCACCATCGCCCGCCTCCAGGAGATCGGCGTCGACTACGCCCAGGGCTACGGCATCGCCATGCCCGGCCCGCTCTCCGACTGGCTGCGCACCCACCCGGCCGGCTCCGGCGCCGACCTGCGCCTCGCCACCGCCTGA
- a CDS encoding STAS domain-containing protein, with protein MTHQRAFGHLDDAYEHPDDIVQIDTIVAEPGGQVWLHVRGDLDRDTVHRLTSAFAAALTTAGLARLELNLAEVAFVDAAGARCLLTCRKTADAAGIPMTVRNPSPAVLRVLDALGLHDCFDLPRKTGTRAPGTFARGGLLRPANS; from the coding sequence ATGACCCACCAGCGAGCCTTCGGGCACCTCGATGACGCCTATGAGCACCCCGACGACATAGTGCAGATCGACACGATCGTGGCCGAGCCGGGCGGTCAGGTGTGGTTGCACGTGCGCGGCGACCTCGACCGGGACACCGTTCACCGGCTGACCTCGGCGTTCGCGGCCGCGCTGACCACGGCCGGCCTCGCCCGGCTGGAGCTGAACCTGGCCGAGGTGGCGTTCGTCGACGCCGCCGGTGCCCGCTGCCTGCTGACCTGCCGCAAGACGGCGGACGCGGCCGGCATCCCGATGACCGTCCGCAACCCGTCCCCGGCGGTCCTGCGCGTCCTGGACGCGCTCGGTTTGCACGACTGCTTCGACCTGCCGCGCAAGACCGGCACCCGCGCACCCGGCACGTTCGCCCGCGGCGGCCTCCTCCGCCCGGCGAACAGCTGA
- a CDS encoding NUDIX domain-containing protein, whose protein sequence is MISLTVAGVVLRDPHDRVLLQLRDGNTTVAPHRWCLPGGAVEPGETLIEAAARELAEETGLRADGPLDLIWHGTAPSVRDPGTLTEYALFLGHTTATQEQVQCNEGAAMVFTPIAELPGVDWADHYEPVLARVFPHLGLPWDPHRSCTP, encoded by the coding sequence ATGATCTCTCTGACCGTTGCCGGTGTGGTCCTGCGGGACCCGCACGACCGGGTCCTGCTCCAGCTGCGCGACGGCAACACCACGGTCGCGCCGCACCGCTGGTGCCTGCCCGGCGGCGCAGTGGAACCCGGCGAGACGCTGATCGAGGCCGCCGCACGCGAGCTGGCGGAGGAGACCGGGCTGCGCGCGGACGGTCCGCTCGACCTGATCTGGCACGGCACCGCACCGTCGGTCCGCGACCCCGGCACGCTCACCGAGTACGCGCTGTTCCTCGGCCACACCACCGCCACCCAGGAGCAGGTGCAGTGCAACGAGGGCGCGGCCATGGTCTTCACCCCGATCGCGGAGCTGCCCGGGGTCGACTGGGCCGACCACTACGAACCGGTGCTCGCCCGGGTCTTCCCACACCTCGGCCTGCCCTGGGATCCGCACAGGTCCTGCACACCGTGA
- a CDS encoding sensor histidine kinase has translation MDEEQERLATLHEYGLLDAPADDELAAVVRVAALVAGVPTATLNLIDENRQCQLTTCGFEGGDSAREDSMCAIRLLERRTVVVPDASRDPVYRDNPWVTGRLAGVRFYASVPLVTPTGHALGTLCVFDDVPGGLDDRQIARLEDLARVILALFERRREARARAELAAVAQRALREAEARQQLLDAVLDSVDVAIVAADPFGRLSLFNRAAAEWHGLDADATVGPGDLSDTYALFETDGVTPLGPDRIPLLRALRDGAVDHAEIMIRPADREARWVTATGRRMTAADGIPLGAVVAMTDVSADRAHRVEMEAAHAALNATVAELERSNTELTNFAAVAGHDLASPLAVVSGYLELLTDLHGAQLDEQARGWVQTAARSVARMQGLIQALLTYARAGNAPTNHRPTDLAEVLGHAMVDLRTAIKDNQATVRTPAALPSASCDPTLVRQLLQNLLGNSIKYRHPDRPPTITVTGEVTDEGVLVRVADDGIGIPPAHRQRVFDMFAMVEPAKKTGHGIGLSTCLRIVQRHGGWIRAEETPGGGTTIVFTLPHTP, from the coding sequence GTGGACGAGGAGCAGGAGCGGCTGGCGACGCTGCACGAGTACGGCCTGCTCGACGCGCCCGCGGACGACGAGCTGGCGGCGGTCGTCCGGGTCGCCGCGCTGGTCGCCGGCGTACCCACGGCGACGTTGAACCTGATCGACGAGAACCGGCAGTGCCAGCTCACCACGTGCGGGTTCGAGGGCGGCGACTCCGCGCGCGAGGACTCGATGTGCGCGATCCGGCTGCTGGAGCGGCGGACCGTGGTGGTGCCGGACGCCAGCCGGGACCCGGTCTACCGGGACAACCCGTGGGTGACCGGGCGGCTGGCCGGCGTGCGGTTCTACGCCTCGGTCCCGCTGGTCACGCCGACCGGGCACGCGCTCGGCACGCTGTGCGTCTTCGACGACGTACCGGGCGGCCTGGACGACCGGCAGATCGCCCGCCTGGAGGACCTGGCCCGGGTCATCCTGGCGCTGTTCGAACGCCGCCGGGAGGCGCGGGCCCGAGCCGAGCTGGCCGCGGTGGCGCAGCGCGCGCTGCGCGAGGCCGAGGCCCGCCAGCAGCTGCTGGACGCGGTACTGGACAGCGTGGACGTGGCGATCGTGGCCGCGGACCCGTTCGGCCGGCTGTCGCTGTTCAACCGCGCGGCCGCGGAATGGCACGGCCTGGACGCGGACGCCACGGTCGGGCCGGGCGACCTCTCCGACACGTACGCGCTGTTCGAGACGGACGGCGTGACCCCGCTGGGACCGGACCGCATCCCGCTGCTGCGCGCGCTGCGCGACGGCGCGGTCGACCACGCGGAGATCATGATCCGGCCGGCGGACCGCGAGGCCCGCTGGGTGACCGCGACCGGCCGCCGGATGACCGCGGCGGACGGCATCCCGCTCGGCGCGGTGGTCGCGATGACCGACGTCTCCGCGGACCGGGCGCACCGGGTGGAGATGGAGGCCGCGCACGCGGCGCTGAACGCGACGGTCGCGGAGCTGGAACGGTCGAACACGGAGCTGACCAACTTCGCCGCGGTCGCCGGGCACGACCTGGCGTCCCCGCTGGCCGTCGTCTCCGGCTACCTGGAGCTGCTCACCGACCTGCACGGCGCGCAGCTGGACGAGCAGGCCCGCGGCTGGGTGCAGACGGCCGCCCGGTCGGTGGCCCGGATGCAGGGACTGATCCAGGCGCTGCTCACCTACGCGCGCGCCGGCAACGCGCCCACGAACCACCGGCCGACGGACCTGGCCGAGGTGCTCGGCCACGCCATGGTCGACCTGCGTACCGCGATCAAGGACAACCAGGCCACGGTACGGACACCGGCCGCGCTGCCGTCCGCGAGCTGCGACCCGACGCTGGTCCGGCAGCTGCTGCAGAACCTGCTGGGCAACTCGATCAAGTACCGGCACCCGGACCGGCCGCCGACGATCACGGTCACCGGCGAGGTCACGGACGAGGGCGTGCTGGTCCGGGTCGCGGATGACGGCATCGGCATCCCGCCCGCGCACCGGCAGCGCGTCTTCGACATGTTCGCCATGGTCGAGCCGGCGAAGAAGACCGGCCACGGCATCGGCCTGTCCACCTGCCTGCGCATCGTGCAGCGGCACGGCGGCTGGATCCGGGCGGAGGAGACGCCGGGCGGTGGCACGACGATCGTGTTCACGCTGCCGCATACCCCCTGA
- a CDS encoding carboxylesterase/lipase family protein has product MDDLVVRTDRGRVRGRDGVFKGIPFAAPPAGELRFRDPVPAEPWNGVRDALEFGPAVPQPSPAPGVPSCFDPARGDDWLTLNVWSPDPGPGARLPVMVWIHGGGWRIGWPGMPQYDGATLAAHGVVLVTVAYRLGEEGFRGANRGLRDQLAALEWVHRNIAAFGGDPGAVTVFGQSAGAASAVFLAAYPGAKGLVRRVIAQSIPNGYATGPAEEPMPLIDGDLVPAPPWELAIGVDLLAGVSHREWRTMGPVPDVDHPDLARYKAKYPDNPEEELMSDFVFRRPTVRTVERNGGWLYDFAWRGGGHGSEVPFVFGNGDNRFAARHVGVPPSPEFAPLSAAIRASWTGFAATGDPGWPRYRMESAGPVRRWDVEPAEVRNPFVSW; this is encoded by the coding sequence GTGGACGATCTCGTGGTACGGACCGACCGGGGCCGGGTGCGCGGGCGGGACGGCGTGTTCAAGGGTATTCCGTTCGCCGCGCCGCCAGCGGGTGAACTGCGGTTCCGTGATCCGGTGCCGGCCGAGCCGTGGAACGGTGTGCGGGACGCGCTGGAGTTCGGCCCGGCCGTGCCGCAGCCGTCGCCCGCGCCGGGCGTACCGTCGTGCTTCGATCCGGCCCGCGGCGACGACTGGCTGACGCTGAACGTGTGGTCGCCGGACCCGGGCCCGGGTGCGCGGCTGCCGGTGATGGTCTGGATCCACGGCGGCGGCTGGCGGATCGGCTGGCCGGGGATGCCGCAGTACGACGGCGCGACGCTGGCCGCGCACGGCGTGGTGCTGGTGACGGTCGCGTACCGGCTGGGAGAAGAGGGTTTCCGGGGTGCCAACCGTGGGCTGCGTGATCAGCTGGCCGCGCTGGAGTGGGTGCACCGCAACATTGCGGCGTTCGGTGGCGATCCGGGCGCGGTGACCGTGTTCGGGCAGTCGGCCGGTGCCGCGTCCGCGGTCTTCCTGGCCGCCTACCCGGGCGCGAAGGGCCTGGTCCGGCGCGTGATCGCGCAGAGCATCCCGAACGGGTACGCGACCGGGCCGGCCGAGGAGCCGATGCCGCTGATCGATGGTGACCTGGTGCCGGCGCCGCCGTGGGAGCTGGCGATCGGCGTGGACCTGCTGGCCGGTGTCAGTCACCGCGAGTGGCGCACGATGGGCCCGGTGCCGGACGTCGACCACCCCGACCTCGCACGCTATAAAGCGAAATATCCGGATAATCCGGAGGAGGAGTTGATGTCCGACTTCGTGTTCCGGCGGCCGACGGTCCGGACCGTCGAGCGCAACGGCGGCTGGCTGTACGACTTCGCCTGGCGCGGCGGCGGCCACGGGTCCGAGGTGCCGTTCGTCTTCGGCAACGGCGACAACCGGTTCGCGGCCCGGCACGTCGGCGTGCCGCCGTCGCCGGAGTTCGCGCCGCTGTCCGCCGCGATACGCGCGTCCTGGACCGGTTTCGCCGCCACCGGCGACCCCGGCTGGCCGCGCTACCGTATGGAATCGGCCGGCCCGGTCCGCAGGTGGGACGTCGAGCCGGCCGAGGTGCGCAATCCGTTCGTCAGCTGGTGA
- a CDS encoding OFA family MFS transporter has protein sequence MALLSALDRQHTIAPPGYSRWLIPPAALAVHLCIGQAYATSVYKTSLISHFGASQTAIGVIFSIAIVMLGLSAAVGGTWVERNGPRKAMFVSACFWATGFLVGALGIATKQLWLVYLGYGVIGGIGLGIGYISPVSTLIKWFPDRPGLATGMAIMGFGGGALVASPLSRQLLSFYDPDYDPGNAASVASGGALVSLFLTLGVAYFLIMMFGVFNVRVPREGWKPEGWDPSTVAAKPMVTTASVSAANAIKTPTFWLLWVVLFCNVTAGIGILEQASPMIQDFFRENGTSTVAVAAAGGFVGLLSLFNMGGRFIWSSTSDLIGRKPIYMLYLGLGMVLYATLAAFGNLHTALFVLLAGVILSFYGGGFATVPAYLRDIFGTFQVGAIHGRLLTAWSAAGVAGPLIINGFLDAQGKPGTLTADAYRPALFTMVGVLAIGFIANLLVRPVPEKYHEPSRPADPVLAGTDAHGGKDV, from the coding sequence ATGGCGCTGCTGTCCGCACTCGATCGCCAGCACACCATCGCGCCACCCGGTTATTCCCGGTGGCTCATTCCGCCGGCGGCGCTCGCGGTGCATCTGTGCATCGGGCAGGCGTACGCCACAAGTGTGTACAAAACATCCCTGATCAGCCATTTCGGCGCGTCGCAGACCGCGATCGGCGTCATCTTCAGCATCGCGATCGTGATGCTCGGCCTGTCCGCCGCGGTCGGCGGCACCTGGGTGGAGCGCAACGGGCCGCGTAAGGCCATGTTCGTCTCCGCCTGCTTCTGGGCCACCGGCTTCCTGGTCGGCGCGCTCGGCATCGCCACGAAGCAGCTGTGGCTGGTCTACCTCGGCTACGGCGTGATCGGCGGTATCGGCCTCGGGATCGGCTACATCTCGCCGGTGTCGACGCTGATCAAGTGGTTCCCGGACCGCCCGGGACTGGCCACCGGCATGGCGATCATGGGCTTCGGCGGTGGCGCGCTGGTCGCCAGCCCGCTGTCACGCCAGCTGCTGTCGTTCTACGACCCGGACTACGACCCGGGCAACGCCGCGTCCGTGGCCTCCGGCGGCGCGCTGGTCTCGCTGTTCCTGACGCTCGGCGTCGCCTACTTCCTGATCATGATGTTCGGCGTGTTCAACGTGCGGGTGCCACGCGAGGGGTGGAAGCCGGAGGGCTGGGACCCGTCGACCGTGGCCGCGAAGCCGATGGTCACCACCGCCAGCGTCTCCGCCGCCAACGCGATCAAGACGCCGACGTTCTGGCTGCTCTGGGTGGTGCTGTTCTGCAACGTCACGGCCGGCATCGGCATCCTGGAGCAGGCCTCACCGATGATCCAGGACTTCTTCCGGGAGAACGGCACCTCCACCGTGGCGGTCGCCGCGGCCGGTGGCTTCGTCGGCCTGCTGTCGCTGTTCAACATGGGTGGCCGGTTCATCTGGTCGTCGACGTCGGACCTCATCGGCCGCAAGCCGATCTACATGCTGTACCTCGGCCTCGGCATGGTCCTCTACGCCACGCTGGCCGCGTTCGGCAACCTGCACACCGCGCTGTTCGTGCTGCTCGCGGGCGTGATCCTGTCGTTCTACGGCGGCGGGTTCGCGACCGTCCCGGCGTACCTGCGGGACATCTTCGGCACGTTCCAGGTCGGCGCGATCCACGGCCGGCTGCTGACCGCGTGGTCGGCCGCGGGCGTGGCCGGGCCGCTGATCATCAACGGCTTCCTGGACGCGCAGGGAAAGCCGGGCACGCTCACCGCGGACGCCTACCGGCCGGCGCTGTTCACCATGGTCGGCGTGCTGGCGATCGGCTTCATCGCGAACCTGCTGGTCCGGCCGGTGCCGGAGAAGTACCACGAGCCGAGCAGGCCGGCCGACCCGGTCCTGGCCGGCACCGACGCACACGGAGGCAAGGATGTCTGA